A part of Desulfofundulus salinus genomic DNA contains:
- the disA gene encoding DNA integrity scanning diadenylate cyclase DisA, with product MRGETLKEERVEDRLLQLLRTVAPGTPLREGLENILRAKTGALIVIGDSPEVMEIAEGGFAVNAEFTPANLYELAKMDGAIILSSDLKRILAANTQLIPNLSIPSTETGIRHRTAERVAKQTGALVISISERRGVITIYKGNLKYVLRDVGVILAKANQAIQTLEKYRSVLDRVVTELSILEFEEAVTLFDVSRAIQRVEMVLRVVKEIEKYISELGVEGRLITMQLEELVTGVEHEGLLIIRDYATAADKPPGAILGMINSWPAEDLLDLSLIARALGYPGSASILDQSVSPRGYRILDKIPRLPLPVIENMVKEFGSLKNILNASIEELDAVEGIGEARARSIKEGLARYREQLVQERHS from the coding sequence ATGAGGGGTGAAACCTTGAAGGAGGAACGCGTGGAAGACAGGCTGTTACAGCTGCTGCGTACCGTGGCTCCCGGCACCCCCTTGCGGGAAGGCCTGGAGAATATCCTGCGGGCGAAAACGGGGGCGCTGATTGTTATTGGCGACTCGCCGGAAGTGATGGAGATTGCCGAAGGAGGGTTTGCCGTCAATGCGGAATTTACGCCGGCCAACCTTTATGAGCTGGCCAAGATGGACGGGGCCATCATTTTAAGTTCGGATTTAAAGCGGATTCTGGCGGCGAACACCCAGCTCATTCCCAACCTGAGCATTCCCTCCACCGAGACCGGAATCAGGCACCGTACGGCCGAGCGGGTGGCCAAACAAACCGGTGCCCTGGTCATTTCCATTTCCGAGCGCCGTGGAGTGATTACCATCTACAAGGGGAATTTGAAGTATGTATTGCGGGATGTGGGGGTAATCCTGGCCAAGGCAAACCAGGCCATTCAGACCCTGGAAAAATACCGGTCGGTGCTGGACCGGGTGGTGACGGAGTTAAGCATCCTGGAGTTTGAAGAGGCGGTGACTCTCTTTGATGTGAGCCGGGCCATTCAGCGGGTGGAGATGGTATTGCGGGTAGTCAAGGAAATTGAAAAATATATCAGTGAACTGGGCGTAGAAGGCAGGCTGATCACCATGCAGCTGGAAGAACTGGTGACCGGCGTGGAACATGAGGGTCTTCTGATCATTCGCGATTATGCTACAGCCGCGGATAAGCCGCCGGGTGCTATTCTGGGCATGATCAACAGCTGGCCGGCAGAGGATCTTTTAGACCTTTCCCTCATTGCCCGCGCCCTTGGCTATCCCGGGAGCGCCAGCATCCTCGACCAGAGTGTTTCGCCCAGAGGGTACCGCATTCTGGATAAAATCCCCCGCCTGCCCCTTCCGGTAATTGAGAACATGGTCAAAGAGTTTGGCTCTTTGAAAAACATTCTTAATGCCAGCATTGAAGAACTCGATGCGGTGGAAGGCATCGGGGAGGCGCGGGCCCGCTCCATTAAGGAAGGGTTGGCCCGTTACCGGGAGCAGCTCGTCCAGGAGCGCCATAGCTAA
- a CDS encoding ATP-dependent Clp protease ATP-binding subunit: protein MLFGRFTQRAQKVLFLAQEEARRLNYPYVGTEHLLLGLIREGEGVAAKTLASLGIDADKVRATVEQMVEKVSGPMPQEIPLTPRAKRVLELAVDEARRMGHNYVGTEHLLLGLIREGEGVAARALASLGADLNKVRSVIMQMLGGAAGGPVPGQPGTARPQASSTPTLDQFGRDLTALARDDKLDPVVGREKEIERVIQILSRRTKNNPVLIGEPGVGKTAIAEGLAQRIVQGNVPEVLLNKRVVTLDLASMVAGTKYRGEFEERIKKVIDEIIKAGNIIVFIDELHTLIGAGAAEGAIDAANILKPALARGELQCIGATTLDEYRKHIERDPALERRFQPIMVEEPTVEETIAILKGLRDKYEAHHRVRITDEALEAAARLSDRYITDRFLPDKAIDLVDEASSRVRLRAFTAPPNLKDLEKRIEEIQKEKEAAVNNQEFEKAAQLRDQEQQLKKELEARRQDWQAARGKEELVVTEEDIAQIVSSWTGIPVKKLAEEETERLLRLEEILHQRVVGQDEAVRAVARSVRRARAGLKDPKRPIGSFIFLGPTGVGKTELARALAEALFGDEDALVRLDMSEYMERFAVSRLVGAPPGYVGYEEGGQLTEAVRRKPYTVVLLDEIEKAHPDVFNILLQVLEDGRLTDAKGRTVDFRNTVIIMTSNVGVHTLRKEGTLGFRTEQEKEASYERMKERVTEELKRTFRPEFLNRIDEIIVFHSLTAEHIKEIVGLMLKEVAGRMKEHDVEVEFTEAAKEILAREGFDETYGARPLRRAIQRLVEDRLSEELLKGTFHRGDRVVVDGEDGQIVVRKADNIQ from the coding sequence ATGTTATTCGGTCGTTTTACGCAAAGGGCACAAAAAGTGCTGTTTCTTGCTCAAGAAGAAGCCAGAAGGCTTAATTACCCCTATGTAGGGACGGAACACCTGCTGCTCGGGCTGATCCGGGAAGGGGAGGGCGTGGCCGCCAAAACCCTGGCCAGCCTGGGCATTGACGCCGATAAGGTGCGGGCCACGGTGGAGCAGATGGTGGAAAAGGTATCCGGCCCCATGCCGCAGGAGATTCCTTTAACCCCGCGGGCCAAGCGGGTGCTGGAACTGGCTGTGGATGAGGCCCGGCGCATGGGCCACAACTACGTGGGGACGGAGCACCTTCTCCTGGGGTTGATCCGGGAAGGTGAGGGTGTGGCTGCCCGGGCCCTGGCTTCCCTGGGGGCGGATCTTAACAAGGTACGCAGTGTGATTATGCAGATGCTCGGCGGCGCGGCAGGGGGGCCCGTTCCGGGACAGCCGGGTACGGCCAGACCCCAGGCCTCCAGCACCCCCACCCTGGACCAGTTCGGCCGGGATCTCACGGCCCTGGCCCGGGATGACAAGCTGGATCCCGTGGTGGGCCGGGAGAAGGAGATTGAGCGGGTCATCCAGATCTTGAGCCGGCGCACCAAGAACAACCCGGTGCTTATCGGTGAGCCGGGGGTGGGAAAAACCGCCATCGCTGAAGGACTGGCTCAAAGGATTGTGCAGGGGAACGTGCCGGAGGTGCTGCTCAACAAGCGGGTGGTTACCCTGGACCTGGCCTCCATGGTGGCCGGTACCAAGTACCGGGGCGAGTTTGAGGAACGCATTAAGAAGGTCATTGACGAAATTATCAAGGCCGGCAATATCATCGTTTTCATCGATGAGCTGCACACGTTGATTGGCGCCGGGGCGGCGGAAGGGGCCATTGATGCGGCGAACATCCTGAAACCGGCCCTGGCCCGGGGCGAGCTCCAGTGCATCGGGGCCACCACCCTGGACGAGTACCGCAAGCATATTGAGCGGGACCCCGCCCTGGAGCGGCGTTTCCAGCCCATCATGGTGGAAGAACCGACGGTGGAAGAAACCATAGCCATCTTAAAGGGGCTGCGGGATAAATATGAAGCTCATCACCGGGTGCGCATAACCGATGAAGCCCTGGAAGCGGCGGCCAGGCTGTCGGACCGCTACATCACCGACCGGTTCCTGCCGGACAAGGCCATCGACCTGGTGGATGAGGCCAGTTCCCGCGTACGCCTGCGGGCTTTTACCGCCCCGCCCAACCTCAAGGACCTGGAGAAACGGATTGAGGAAATCCAAAAGGAAAAGGAAGCTGCCGTCAACAACCAGGAGTTTGAAAAAGCCGCCCAGCTGCGGGATCAGGAGCAGCAGTTGAAAAAAGAGCTGGAAGCCAGGCGGCAGGACTGGCAGGCGGCCAGGGGCAAGGAGGAACTGGTTGTTACGGAGGAAGACATCGCCCAGATTGTCAGCAGCTGGACGGGCATCCCGGTGAAAAAGCTGGCCGAAGAGGAAACCGAGCGCCTGCTGCGCCTGGAGGAAATCCTGCACCAGCGGGTGGTGGGCCAGGACGAGGCGGTGCGGGCCGTAGCCCGTTCGGTGCGCCGGGCGCGGGCCGGGCTGAAGGATCCCAAGCGGCCCATCGGTTCCTTCATCTTTCTCGGCCCCACCGGCGTGGGCAAAACCGAGCTGGCCCGGGCGCTGGCGGAAGCCCTTTTTGGCGACGAGGATGCCCTGGTGCGCCTGGACATGAGCGAATATATGGAGCGGTTTGCCGTCTCCCGTTTGGTGGGTGCGCCTCCGGGCTATGTCGGTTATGAAGAGGGGGGCCAGCTGACCGAGGCGGTGCGGCGCAAGCCCTACACCGTGGTACTGCTGGACGAGATTGAAAAGGCCCACCCGGACGTGTTCAACATCCTGCTGCAGGTCCTGGAAGACGGACGTTTGACCGATGCCAAGGGCCGGACGGTGGACTTCCGCAATACGGTGATCATCATGACCTCCAACGTAGGGGTGCACACCCTGCGCAAGGAAGGAACCCTGGGCTTCCGTACCGAACAGGAAAAGGAAGCCAGCTACGAGCGCATGAAGGAGCGGGTGACCGAAGAGTTAAAACGCACCTTCCGGCCGGAATTCTTAAACCGTATCGACGAAATCATCGTGTTCCACTCTCTGACCGCCGAGCACATTAAGGAAATTGTGGGCCTGATGCTCAAGGAAGTGGCCGGGCGGATGAAGGAACACGATGTGGAAGTGGAGTTTACCGAAGCGGCCAAAGAAATCCTGGCCAGGGAAGGTTTCGATGAAACCTATGGTGCCAGGCCCTTGCGCCGGGCCATCCAGCGCCTGGTGGAAGACCGTCTCTCCGAGGAACTCCTGAAGGGCACCTTCCACAGGGGCGACCGGGTGGTGGTGGACGGCGAAGACGGCCAGATTGTGGTGCGCAAAGCCGACAATATTCAATAA
- the radA gene encoding DNA repair protein RadA codes for MAGKTRFCCQECGHCTPRWLGRCPECGAWNTLVEETVAGTKQRARAAAPAPLPITQISLDKEERFSTGIGELDRVLGGGVVPASLILLGGDPGIGKSTLLLQVATSVAGAGRVVLYVTGEESVQQVRLRAFRLGVESSRLYLLAETDIDAIENSIRSLNPALVIVDSIQTMHKVDFGSAPGSVGQVRECATQLMRLAKETGVAIFLVGHVTKEGLLAGPRVLEHMVDAVLYFEGERHQSFRILRGVKNRFGSTNEIGVFEMKDDGLVEVANPSSLFMIQHPAGPVAGAVVVPTLEGTRPLLVEIQALVSPTGFGNPRRMTAGVDYNRVILIMAVLEKRVGLHLGSYDAYVNAVGGVRLVEPAVDLGIAVALASSLRDFPVNCRLAVVGEIGLTGELRPVIGIEKRVQEAAQLGFTHCLLPRANLGQVDLSRVGSMTVWGAQTLSEALEIALEQ; via the coding sequence ATGGCCGGTAAAACCCGCTTTTGCTGCCAGGAATGCGGACACTGCACCCCCCGCTGGCTGGGTCGCTGTCCTGAATGCGGGGCCTGGAATACCCTGGTGGAGGAGACAGTTGCCGGGACAAAGCAGCGCGCCAGGGCAGCTGCTCCTGCTCCGCTTCCCATTACCCAGATTTCGCTGGATAAGGAAGAACGCTTTTCCACCGGTATCGGGGAACTGGACCGGGTTTTGGGTGGCGGTGTGGTGCCTGCCTCCCTAATTTTGTTGGGGGGAGATCCGGGAATTGGCAAATCCACTCTCCTTTTGCAGGTAGCCACCAGTGTAGCCGGCGCTGGCCGGGTGGTGCTTTATGTTACCGGCGAAGAGTCGGTCCAGCAGGTGCGCTTGAGGGCCTTCCGCCTGGGTGTAGAGTCCAGCCGGTTGTATCTTCTGGCGGAAACAGATATAGATGCGATAGAAAACAGCATCAGATCCTTGAATCCCGCCCTGGTAATTGTGGATTCCATCCAGACCATGCATAAGGTCGATTTTGGTTCGGCTCCGGGCAGTGTGGGACAGGTGCGGGAGTGCGCCACCCAGTTAATGCGCCTGGCCAAGGAAACGGGAGTAGCCATTTTTCTTGTCGGGCACGTAACCAAGGAAGGGCTTCTGGCTGGCCCCCGGGTTCTGGAGCATATGGTGGATGCGGTGCTTTACTTTGAGGGGGAAAGACACCAATCCTTCCGCATTTTGCGGGGTGTGAAAAATAGATTTGGTTCCACCAACGAGATTGGCGTTTTTGAAATGAAAGATGACGGTCTGGTGGAGGTTGCCAATCCTTCTTCCTTGTTTATGATCCAGCATCCCGCCGGGCCGGTGGCCGGGGCAGTGGTGGTCCCCACCCTGGAAGGAACAAGGCCGCTTTTGGTGGAGATACAGGCCCTGGTGTCGCCCACCGGCTTTGGCAATCCCCGGCGCATGACGGCAGGAGTGGACTACAACCGGGTGATCTTGATCATGGCCGTGCTGGAAAAGCGGGTTGGCCTGCACCTGGGCAGTTATGACGCCTATGTCAACGCGGTGGGCGGGGTACGCCTGGTGGAGCCGGCGGTAGACCTGGGCATAGCGGTGGCCCTGGCTTCCAGTTTACGGGATTTTCCCGTGAACTGCCGCCTGGCGGTGGTGGGGGAAATAGGTCTGACCGGGGAACTCCGCCCCGTCATCGGGATAGAGAAGCGGGTTCAGGAGGCGGCGCAGCTGGGGTTTACCCACTGCCTGCTGCCCCGGGCGAATTTGGGCCAGGTGGACCTGTCCCGGGTGGGTTCCATGACCGTTTGGGGGGCTCAAACGCTGTCCGAAGCCCTTGAAATAGCCCTGGAACAATGA